The Salvia miltiorrhiza cultivar Shanhuang (shh) chromosome 2, IMPLAD_Smil_shh, whole genome shotgun sequence DNA window GAATCATATAAGATTGTAGTTAATTAAATAACTTCATCTCTATTTAATTTCACAAAATTCTCGAATTCATCTTCGATCTGAATATTTTTGTACAAATATTACAATCTATTGTTTCATtaaagtattattattatgtgtatGGTGTTTAATCAAATCCCTAGTGCACGAATCTTTAGAATAGTACACCATAATGATTCAAGTGCATGCGTGTGTGTGAATTCAGATTATATAAGAGATCGTGTTTGTATGTGTGAACTTTGATTATTGTTTTGTAGTTCCCGAATTGTTGTAGATTAAACAAATCCctagtatatatttatctatatactCATTATCTCCAGTAGATTAAACAAGACTTGTATATTAAATCGATCCAACACAGTATATAGTATATTAAGAACACCTGTCCAATTATAcgtatataaatttaatactatgTTCTTAATGTTATAAATTGCTTTTCTGTATTGGTGATAAATTTGTTTCTACCTATTTTGTGATTAGGGTTTATGCCAATTTATATGCTTTGTTTTTCCgtcaatttgttattttttttatgccaaaatttgtgatttttgtacttttattatattatgaaatattttatatatatagtctatttttttttcaaaatgatcttgaaaattaattgatgctatttaagtagcacaagtaatattcctgaagaatattacactcaagatcttaaattgatgctattaaaaatagcacaagtaatattcctgaagaatattgcATGCTCTATgagcaaaataaattaaacatttgGATAACATATCCTTAATTATTTTGTGCAGAATTGCACGGATGGCAAACATAGCCAAACTTGAGTTCATCGCCCTTGACATCTCGGGCAAGAATTACATGTCATGGACTCTTGATGCTGATATTCACCTGATCTCAAGGGGTCTAGGAGAAACTATCAAAGAAGGAAACAAAGCGTCCGACCAGGATCGCGCTAAGGCACAAATATTCCTTCGTCATCACCTTCATGATGACCTTAAGACAGAGTATCTGACTGTCAAAGATCCACAAGAATTGTGGACGAACCTCAAAGAAAGGTTTGATCATCAAAAGACTGTCGTCCTTCCTAAAGCTCGTTACGAGTGGATGCATCTAAGACTACAAGACTTTAAGTCTGTGAGTGCTTATAATTCTGAATTATTTAGAATTGTTTCTAAATTGAAACTTTGTCGTCCTTCCTAAAGCTCGTTACGAGTGGATGCATCTAGAACCTTTAACGgatgatttatttactgcacgttttgcagactgtcattttgatgaaatgacatttccaacattaggaggaataaatctacatccagaaaagcacaagaaaatctcttggaatgagaaaaacttatcacattttgattctagaacaaatcaatgtgaacaagaaattgaaaagatcattcatttgcaaaagattgcaaatcaaattcctgatgcttttgtagatacaagaaaagtgacacaatctcacatacatgctgcaaatactccagctaaaattgatgtccctgaaggacaaatagctttggcagcaaatgagtccaaaattcgtcaaaaacgtggtcgaccagttggttccaaagattctatgcctagaaaaagaaaggggggcaagatggaaaccaaacaatgacgaaaacgactaatcaatcaaatgaaagtgatgtaattcctgaaaaattacaagtatctgaaaatcatgagatctcaataaattatttacattcaaatcagatattagagagagaaaatatcatcgttgatgatatatttgcctttcatatagctcttcaagttttaaatgaggatcctGAACCAAAATCTGTTGCACaatgcaaacagagacttgattggccaaagtggaaagaagctatagaaagggaattaaattcctgtgataaccggaaagtatttgggcctatagccttaactccggaatctaaaatccctgttggatatagatggatttttgtaagaaagagaaacgagaaaaatgaagttacgagatatagagcaagactcgtagcacaaggtttctcacaaaaaccaggaattgattatgaggaaacatactctccagtaatggacgctattactttcagatttttgattagtctggctgtgtcacaaaggcttgatatgcgccttatggatgtagtgactgcttatctatatgggtcattagataatgacatatatatgaaaattcccgaaggatttaaaatgcctgaaggattgcagtcaaaacctaaaagcatgtattcaattaaactacaaaaatcgttgtatgggttgaaacagtctggtcgtatgtggtacaatagactgagcgagtatcttttgaaagaaggatacaagaataatgatatctgcccttgtgttttcattaagaaaaccgaaagtggatttgcaatcatagtagtttatgttgatgatttaaatttaattgggactcctgaagagctcaataaaactgctgaatatttgaagaaggaatttgagatgaaagatttgggaaagacaaagttttgtattggtttgcaaatggaacgtatccgtggaggaacgtttatccatcaatccacatatacagaaaaagtgttaaaacgcttctatatgaataatgcacatccattagcatcaccaatggtcgttagatctcttgatactaagaaagatccatttcgaccaattgaagagggtgaaacgacacttggtcctgaagtaccatatctaagtgcaattggagcgttgacttatctggctaataatactagaccggatatagctttttctgttaatcttctagcaagatttagctctgcacccactttgagacattggaatggtgttaagcacattctacgttatctaaagggtaccattgaccttggattatattatcaagaaaattctgataatactctagtggggtattcggatgcaggatttttatccgatccacatgaagctaagtcacaaactggatatgttttcacatgtggtggaactgcaatatcatggaagtctgtgaagcaaaccttgactgcaacatcctcaaatcattctgaaatcattgcaatccacgaaacaagtcgagaatgtgtatggttgagaaatgtgacgagtcatatccaagagtcgtgcgggttagcttcatcaaaggccaaaccaactgttttatatgaagacaatgctgcttgcatcgcgcaactcaaggaaagatacatcaaaggcgataggacgaagcatatttctcccaagctcttctacacacacgaccttcaaaagggtggcgatatcgacgtgcaacaaattcgctcaagtgaaaatctggcggacttattcaccaaggcattaccaacatcgacattcagaaagttggtacacgagatcggcatgcgtcgactcaaagatattcaatgatctcaagttcaggggaagcagttgtactctttttccttcgactaggttttgtcccattgggttttcctagcaaggttttaatgaggcaacatcttttgttttagggattggtcaatcaaggggaagtgttgtaaatatatctataagatatatcttatgtgtgttgaccaagaaacctccctaaaaccctagcttcctacttgtataa harbors:
- the LOC131007830 gene encoding uncharacterized protein LOC131007830, which codes for MANIAKLEFIALDISGKNYMSWTLDADIHLISRGLGETIKEGNKASDQDRAKAQIFLRHHLHDDLKTEYLTVKDPQELWTNLKERFDHQKTVVLPKARYEWMHLRLQDFKSVQGFQSSHALTEATKTLDQVDNEQKTEDQRQYN